In Mycosarcoma maydis chromosome 20, whole genome shotgun sequence, the genomic stretch GCAACTACGAACCAGCGATGCACCGTCCAGAAACGCCCCCCAACGCACGTATCACGATTGCATTCCAACCTCCACGATCGGACCAGAGAAAAGCACAAATACAGCGCACGAGGCGCAAATTTCAAAACATCAGGTACAAACGCCGCGTCCAAAACGTCACACGTTGACGCTTCTCTCGGTGCTCTCGTCTGATCTGCGTGTGCGCCTGACCCGCCGTGAACTGGCCCAgcccattcacgatccacgattcgcgaCTTGCGATTCGAAATTGACTCAAGCCTTGGACGCTGGCGTGCAGCACCCGAAAATAGCAAACCAAATCCAGAGACAAAATCGTCGATTCACAATCATCAATCGTCTTTTCTTGGCGCtcccattcgtgattgagtgTGCACGTTGACCCCCGTCACGTTCCAACCAAAATCCAAATCCAAAGCTTGCAATCCTCGGTGCCTGCAACGCCGCAAGCCTGCAGCCCTGTCTAGCGAATTCCAAATTGCCTCGACATCCgtcccattcgtgattcatgatttgattcgtgattcgagattcgtgaatctgcATGCCGTTTCACTCAACACGCACGCATCGCGcttcactcgtgactgtgcaaGCCCCGATTCCGATCCACAGATACAAACACGTGCACCTCGGTGTCGTCTTGGGTCCATCTCGGATCCATATTGATCCAGCACAGCGAGGCTCTTTGAGGGTATCATATTGATTCAGCACAGCGCttactgtacagtacatcGAAGCTCCTTGGTACGAGACCGATCCATTGACGCCCATTCACGCTCAATGGTGCTCCGCGCTCCGCGCTACGCGCCACCCGCCAACTCGACAATGAGCCGCGTAGCACACTCCAGGAACAAAAACGGACTGTTGACCTCCTTTCGGCCCGCCGGGACTGCCGGTGCCAGGCTCGGCTTGATCCTCGTACCGTCGAAACGGTGCTGTCCAGCgtgctcgccatcctgcATCGCTTGCTGCGCCTCGGTCATGGCTTTGTCAAACgcagcttccagcttgCTCACATCCATAATCGCCGTTCCGCCTGCTCCGCCCGCTCCGTCTTCCATGGCTGCCGACTTGTTCCCAGCGCTGTCCCTCTGATCGTCGTGTCCATCGTGTTCATCGTCCGAGCCGAAAGAGGTCTCCTGCGTGGTGTACCCCACATTTCGAAAATCGACGAGGTAATTGGCAGCGTCCACATGATACAATTGCAGATCCATGCGCACGAGCACGTGGCCTaccttccacctcgtctcGAGGAAGAACAGCTCTTCACCCTTGCTGACCGCTGAGCCGCTTGCATTCTTGCCCTTCTCCTTGGCATCGTCGGCTCCCGCTGCTCCATCGCCTCCGCTGCCTTTGGCTTGCTTCGCCGCCGGCTTGGCTCTCCATTCCATCCCCAGCGACTGCAGCGTTCGATACAGCTCCAGCATGATCTCCATGGGCGGACTGCGTGATCGGATACCAAAGTGCCATCGCGAGCGCGGCTTCTTGTGCATCTGCGCCGTGGATGCCTGTGCAAGTGCCGCGGTTGCCGCACTAGCGATGGGCGTACACGCCGGCCACGACGTCTTTTCTGCCGATGGCGTAGCCAGTCTCTCGgcctctctcgctcgcaaGAAGCCTGGCAGAGACGTCTCGAGTACGGCAATCCTGACAATCCTCTCAGCCGAACCATCTTCCACGTCGGTCAGTTggccgtcgtcgtcggtcagcacgtcgtcgtcgtcgcttgcCAAAGTATCATTCCCATCGTCGGACGGCTCCGGCTCTGCAACATCCGCGGTGAACGAGTCGCCCTCATCTTCTCCAGCACCCGACACCGCTGCGtgagcttgtgcttgtgcttgcgcgTGTACATGCGCTTGCGCCGACGTCGGCAAGGGCGGGACTTGATCCTTATTGGATGtgacagctgcagcttcctTGTCGCGGTTCTTGCGTCGAATGCTGGTGGATCGGCCCATAAAGCCTTCGAGCCCTTCGTTCCACGCAGGCGGACTCTGTGCAAGGAACGTCTCCATACCGTGTGCATCCTCCATATGATGTATCTGCAACATTCGTCGATGGTCACGCACCAGCTGATACGCCACCTTGACCTGGTTGTCTCCCTTCTCGGTAAGGTGATGCATCAACTCGTCGCGGTTGAATCCCATCATCTTgccgacaagctcgtcaacaATGTCATTCTCGATCGTGCCCAGGTCGCCTGTCACGATCGGCTGGCTGCCTGGTCGACTGGCCGGAGCCGACGTCTGTGAAGATGCGCCGCTATTGGCCGCTGAGCTCGAATTGGTCGGTGATGTGACATCGGCCGGCGAGCCCGTATCAGCAGGCGATGCAGTCATGCCAAAGTGGAATCCGTGGTTTTCTGTCGCCGGGGTCGGCGGCAGAGGTCGAAGGTACGCTGGCAGATCCACGTTGAACCACGGGTGCTGCCTGATTTCTTGGATTGTGATCCTCTTGACCGGATCTACGACGAGCATCTGGCTGAGCAAGTGCCTCGCTTCCTGCGAAAGATAGCTTGGAAGCGTATAGATGCCGTTGTTGATCTTTTTGAACAGCGTCGGAATGTACTCGTCGTCAAATGGCAGCCTGCCGCACAGCATCACGTACAGGATCACACCACATGACCAAATATCGATCTCCGGTCCGGCATACAGCCTTCCAGAGATTACCTCGGGTGCAGCATAGTTGGGACTTCCACAGCTCGTCTTGAGAAAATCCCCGTCGGTCATGATGTTGGACAACCCAAAGTCGCCGATCTTGACGTTGAGGTACTCGTCTAGCAGCAAGTTTTCGGGTTTGAGATCGCGATGTACAATCTTGTGTCGATGGCAGTACTCCATTGCGCAGATGACCTGCTGGAAAAAGCGCCTCGCCTCGTGTTCGGGCATTCGGCCTCGATCGACAATGTATTGGAAGAGCTCGCCGCCAGCATATTCGATCACCATGATGATATCGTTGGGCGTGGTGATGACCTCGTACAGTTTGATGATGTGAGGatgacgcagcagcttgaggTACTGAATCTCGCGCTTGACGCGACCTCCCATGTCAAGGCTCGAGATCTTGCGACGGTTGATGATCTTCATGGCGACGCGGTGTCCTGTGAGTGCATGCGTAgcgagcttgaccttgcCGAATGAGCCAGCTCCGAGTGTCTGCTGCAAGATGTACTGACCGATACGAACAGGCTGCTTTGTCGATTCTTTGGTACGGTGTACCGAGCCCGATCGGGAGGGATGTCGGCTGGAAGAACGAGAAGAGGAAGCCGCGCCGTCGGGGTGATCCGACGGCTGACGCCGCGAAGAGGCGTCTCTGCCAGACATGATGATGTCTTATCCGTGCTACACTGTGATAGGCAGGCACAGAAAATCGCTATGGGATGCTGGGAAAGTCGAATCGAATCAAGGTGAATGTGGTGACCGACGTGAGTTGTGCATGCCGATTTGATCCTTGCACGGTGACGTGGGTCAGCTGAACAGGTGATTGAATACGACGCGTGTCGAAAGTATGGAAGATCAGCGCGTGGCACGAGTTCGATGAGTGCTCTGCGATAGGTTGAGACGAACAATGGCTGAAGGAGATAGGGAGAGCGTCCACGCACTGCTATGTTTCGATTGCTTGTCTGGTCGTTGAGGATCGCTGCAAAGGCGGGATGAAAAGATAGAGGCGCTGATGTTTGCAGGCTGGGTTACTTGCGTAGAAATGTGCAGAACAAGGATGGCCTGGCGCTAGATATATGCTGAGAGGAAGGATGAAGTTAAGTGATGGAAAGATAGATAGTCGACCGTCTGCACTCAGCTTAAAGAtattctgtgattcacaaatCATGATTGCACGCACGGTCTCCTGCCAGTCtcgagagtcacgagtcacgagtcacgagtggttcTGTGacgcagtcgtgagtcgtcaGTTGCTGTGTGGCTTGAAATCcctaatcgtgaatcacaaaaGGGTCTGTGTGCAGTTGCCGTGCGCATCTGCAGTGTTGCAGCgctgcagctttggcgatgTACGAttggattcacgattcgtgattgtgaaaTTCGtcatattcacgatttgtgattttcCCGACACACTTCACGATTTCAACGGACGGGAGTCAGATACACGGTACttcgactcacgactcacagGACTCGCAAGACTTTCTTGACGCCTCTCGCAGTTCGtaatttgtgattcacgattagttATGCATATTCATTCTTGAttcatattcgtgatttcccATCGCAAATAACGTTAGTTAACGTTGAATCTGATTTTAAGCGTGAGCTCCCACCCAACTCAAAATCCGacgctgctttgcttgtGAGCCGCCCCCGCAACCCCGCAGAGCGAAAACGtcgaaaatcgtgaatcacgaatgtgaatcgtgaatcggtGCGAGGCTTGATTGGCTGTCGGTCAAtctcctcgtcttgctctcaGCCTTTCTTTCAACCCACAATCCCCAAAGAGATTGCTTCACTTGGCTTACAATGGCATCTGCGTCACATAGCGAACACAGCATCCTATCAGATCAATCAAATGGAATAATTACGCCCGAATCACGTtaagaaaaagaagaaacGAGATAAAGCTGAGGTATCATCGCAGCAAGGCCGTGGTAAGTGGACGGATAGGCTTGGTGTTTTCGAGCTGGAGCGCATACTCAAAGCACTCTCTCGCCCTTTGCGCTCGCTGACTTCTCTGTACCGCCTGGCCCAGGAAGAGCCATGCCTCGCTCGTATCCCAACCAGCGCCCTTGGTCGTGGTGGTCAGTAGACCCTCGGCCAAGCTAACCGATGACAGATCCTGTGCTTTCGCACTCAGCGTCGCTTCAGCGGCCGACTCGTAGCCGTGCTTCGGCGCAGTGGgtgtggcagcagcaacacttGCATGCGCCACGTCGGCGAGGCGCTTAGGCTTAAGCTCAGGATCGGCGAGGAACAGGCGAGCAAGGTGCACCGAGGCAGCGACGTCGGTTGCAGAACATGCCAATGCTTTGTACAGCGAGTCGACTGCCAGTCGGTTTGATCCATTGTTGGCAAAGTAGAGCGACAGCTGCACCCACACATCTGCCAATCCCGGTTGCAGTCGTTCCGCCTCTTGGATCGCAGATCGACTCTCCTTGAGCTGGCCAGCACGTCGGAAGCTCGCCGCCGAGTGCAGCCAGATCTTAGCCAGAGCGATGGATTGCCTCTTGAGATGTTGCAGCTTGCGTTCAGCGCCAGAGTGCGAGAGATCCTGGTCTCCTTCGCCAAACTGCATGCCTGGCAAGATGGCCGCGTTGCCTTTCTGCacagcgccagcagcgctggtGGACCTGTGCGCGTATGATCGTGAGCGACCGGCTGTTGTGTGCGAGCGTGCGAGTATCGTGTCGTTGCTGTTATCACCGCCCACCGCTGCAAGCGAGCCGTAGCGTCGCAAGCCGCCCAAGTCCTGTGATGCGCGTGGGTTGTCGCCTTCTCCTTGTGTGCCACCAGCTGACGACGCggaagccgaagccgcTGCGACTGCTGCGTAGGGGAAGACACGGTGGAAGTAGGAGAAGAGTTCCTTCTGTCCGGCGATGGCGCTTTCGACCCCATCATTGAGCTCCTCCAATGCATTGTAGGTCACCATGAGACGCAAGATCGACTCGTTCCTCTCCAGAGGGCGTGGCGGGTAGTCGAcgctcagcagctgcgagcCCGCAAAGTTGGCTGGTGACGATCCATTGACAGTTCCCGTGCTGACGCCActgtcgtccttgtcgcattcgtcgagcgccacctcggcaatcttgaatgcaTCCTTGTACTTTTTCTGTGCCGACAGCAGTAGAACAAGAAGGTGCCAAGATTCGACATCCGCgggctcgagctcgaccgcCTTGCGTGCAGATTGAAGCGCAGAGTGCACATCGCGTAGCTCGGTTTGCAGGAAGGCGAGCTGGTAGAAGGCCTCAGAGGACTGGTCGTCCAGCTGTGTAGCCTCGGTGAGTTCAGCGAGTGCTTGCGACTGTAACACGGGCCTTCGCACTGGATCGGCCAGCTGGATGGCCAGACCAGACTTGGCGTAGCCACTGACACGCTTGAGCCGGGCGAGCAACACGGCGTTCTGCTGCAAAGTAGGCTTGTACTGGCCGTTTGCATCTTGAACCacgtcgagcgccttggaCGCCATCTTGTCGGCGAGCGTAAAATCGTTGCAGTGGCGCCCCACCAGATAGGCGCCTTGCGCGAGCGTGTTCGCGTAgacctcgtcgctgtcgtGATCCTTGGAAGATGTGGCTTCGGCGTCTTTggggtgctgctgctgctgatttTCGGGCTGAGCCTCACCATTCTCCTTGTTGTGTGCCTTGAGGCCAGAAATGTTAGCCTCGGCGCTCGCGTCAGCCTGCCTCGccttgtcgacgagctgtgCATACGTCTGCAAAGCACGCTTAGCCTCGTCGAAGCATTCGGCGGCGAAGAGCAGGCGCACGAGATAGCGTGCGATGCGCTGCGAGTGAAAGGTGAGCTGGACAAGGCCATGGAGGATTTCGGCAACATCGTCAGCCTGCTCGCCTCCTAGCTCGCCATTGATCTCCCATGCCTtgaccatctcgtcggcaaagtcgagcacCTCGTTGTTGATGTGGTTGGCTTTGGGGAACGCTGTTGACTTTTGCAACGAGTTGAAAGCGGCCTTTTGAGCTGTGAGCGATTCGTTGGACCACGAAACAGTGGGTGCACGCAGCTCGCGGTAGGCGTTGGGTCGGCGCTTTGAGACGGTGCGTGAGGAGACTCGGAGCGAGGAAAAGGTAGGAGCGATGCGCTTGGCGGCAGGGTCACGGTGCAGACGTTCCGACTCGTAGTCTCGGATCTGGACGCGCGAGGCCACGGTGGCCACAACGGAGAGCTGGTACGCTTTGCTTCTCCAATCGTCACGGCTGGGTGGAGGCAACTCTGGTGGATCGACGTAGGTACCTAGCTCGGCGGAGCGGTTGAGCACGCGGAGGTAATAGCGGTGAATGACGTTGCGCTGCGGTAGGCGGAACTCGTTGTGCCAGCGACTGGCGTGTGCCTGGTAGGAACGAAGGGCATTGAGGCTCTGCACAGGCTCGCCTGCACGGATCGAGAGGAGCGCGTTGCGGTAGAGAGCAACCTCCGCCCACCTCTCAATCTCGTCAGCGGGGAGACCGCGGAGTGCATTGGCCTTTTTGCCGCCACGCACGACCTCGTGAAGCTCGATAGCGCGAGCGAAGCCAGCAAGGGCAAAAGGGGCGTAGCCTGGCTCGTTTTTGGAGACGAGAAGACGCTCATTGGCCATACCGTAGACGGTAAAACCCTGAATGACGAGGCCTGTGAGCGCGGCGTTGTGGATTTCgggagcagctgctgattCACTGGCGGTTTCCATAAACTCTTCACGGTGCAAAATGTCAaccgcttcgtcgtcatggCCGAGGGTAAAGAGGGCCAAGGCACGCAATGAAATCGCAGCAAGACGGTTGGCACTGTCGGCGTACTCAAGGACGCGGTCAGCGATTTGAGCGACATTCTCTGTAGACCAGCCAACGCCCTCATCGCCAACACGCATCACAGGTGGGAAAAGGGTGGCATCTGCGGCACGTGGATGCAGTTTGTAGTCGTCCAGGTGCGAGGCATCCGTGTAGGCCGAGTCGACGTGGAAGTTGTGGATGGcggccttgagctcgtATTCGAGTGTTGCAAGTGCAGCAACGGCTGTGAGAGGCGATGTACAGAGCAAGTGCAAGCTGTCAGTTTTtgtttgcttgcttgctcgctcgtgtTCGCTTGCCGGTGGGTTCAAAGGAGGCTGACACTTACAAGGTTTGTCGGAGTTGTGCTTGGTAAACTTGCGCAGAAGCTCGGTCCAAGGCAAGGGCTTGCCAGACTGGCTTGGTTGTTCGCTGAGCCAGTTGCCGCGCAATCGTGCCGAATCGAGCTCTTTGAGATAGAGCTCGGATTTGGTCTGTGAGGCGAGGCGGGCCGAACGAGAGAGAGCGGTCAGTCGGTGGCTTTGCAGGTGATGTGTTTGCTTATGTAGGACGAACGGGTGTACTTACCGATTTCGACATGCTGAAATCTGCTGCTCCTTTATCTTGTTGTGAGAGGGCGGATGACGAAAAGCGCTTTGGCGATGCTTGTCTTTGTGCACTGGTTGGAGTTGCAAGTCGACAGAGGCAGCGATACACGTGCGAAGCTGACGTGATGCGACTGCCAACAGTTGAGCAGAGGTTGGATCCAGGAAGTGAGAGGTGACGACTTGGAATGAAGGTGTGGATGAGGTCAAGGAGAAGATGACGTCTGGTAGCACCGACACGAGGAGTGCCGGGGTATGTTGAGCACAAGGAAACAACGAGAAGGAAGTGCGGGGTGCCTAGAAATGACAGCTCGTGGGCGAAAGCTCTTTGGCCGCGACGACAAAGATGATCGTGATGCGGATCAGCTGGGATTGACCAGGGAcaagagcgagcgaggGGAAGGTGAATCCCAAGTCAAACAAGAGCTTGAAGATTGTGTCTGAACAGCGGTTCTGTTTGTGCACAGTGGGATTGAGTgcagaatcgtgaatcgtgaataggaATGGTTAagcgactcacgacttgctctGTGCTCTGTGCTCTGTGCTCTGTGCTCTGTGCTCTGTGTCTCGAGTGGAGCTGCAGCTTAGCAGCTAACTAACTTGGAATACCGAATCAGTCTGGTCGGGTTgtactcacaactcactGTGCGCTTGCatgacgattcacgatttgtttTTGAAAGCGAGCCGAGCGCTTCCTGCAAAGTTGCAAGCGTAAACGCCTCACTGAACACACATACGCTAACTTAACCCACTCACTGCagactctgtgacttgaCGactcgtcgtgcgtgacTGCAGCTTTTCTTTTCGCGGCACCTGCTCTCTCACAtataatcacgaatcacccatcaccaatcaccaatcaaCAACCACACATCGTGCGTCACTCACAAAAGTCAGGCCTGTGGCCAGTCATGCATCCCATCCGCCTTGCAGTCACGCATCGCGAATGGGGAGCGCCCACACAAAATCTGCGTCGACTCAGCCGAAACTGGCTGGCTGTCTCTTGCTTGTTGCAAACacccaatcgtgaatcgtttCCTGTGCACGACGTTTTTGACGTGACCTCATACGCTTTTGGGTTGCGACAACTTAgctgctctctctcttttcgCTTTCTCGTTCTCAACGTTGAGCCG encodes the following:
- a CDS encoding uncharacterized protein (related to SNF1 - carbon catabolite derepressing ser/thr protein kinase), translating into MSGRDASSRRQPSDHPDGAASSSRSSSRHPSRSGSVHRTKESTKQPVRIGQYILQQTLGAGSFGKVKLATHALTGHRVAMKIINRRKISSLDMGGRVKREIQYLKLLRHPHIIKLYEVITTPNDIIMVIEYAGGELFQYIVDRGRMPEHEARRFFQQVICAMEYCHRHKIVHRDLKPENLLLDEYLNVKIGDFGLSNIMTDGDFLKTSCGSPNYAAPEVISGRLYAGPEIDIWSCGVILYVMLCGRLPFDDEYIPTLFKKINNGIYTLPSYLSQEARHLLSQMLVVDPVKRITIQEIRQHPWFNVDLPAYLRPLPPTPATENHGFHFGMTASPADTGSPADVTSPTNSSSAANSGASSQTSAPASRPGSQPIVTGDLGTIENDIVDELVGKMMGFNRDELMHHLTEKGDNQVKVAYQLVRDHRRMLQIHHMEDAHGMETFLAQSPPAWNEGLEGFMGRSTSIRRKNRDKEAAAVTSNKDQVPPLPTSAQAHVHAQAQAQAHAAVSGAGEDEGDSFTADVAEPEPSDDGNDTLASDDDDVLTDDDGQLTDVEDGSAERIVRIAVLETSLPGFLRAREAERLATPSAEKTSWPACTPIASAATAALAQASTAQMHKKPRSRWHFGIRSRSPPMEIMLELYRTLQSLGMEWRAKPAAKQAKGSGGDGAAGADDAKEKGKNASGSAVSKGEELFFLETRWKVGHVLVRMDLQLYHVDAANYLVDFRNVGYTTQETSFGSDDEHDGHDDQRDSAGNKSAAMEDGAGGAGGTAIMDVSKLEAAFDKAMTEAQQAMQDGEHAGQHRFDGTRIKPSLAPAVPAGRKEVNSPFLFLECATRLIVELAGGA